In a single window of the Elaeis guineensis isolate ETL-2024a chromosome 8, EG11, whole genome shotgun sequence genome:
- the LOC105049705 gene encoding putative disease resistance protein RGA4 encodes MAEVTMIGWLVSPIIKIVIEKAQSYMASQYKGVTSARGELARLASTLTQIQTVVAAVERRPAKDPNQAAWLRQLRDAVYEAEDVLDDFDYELLEARVGSGGKVSGFASSSIKIGKRLIGADECANKLREILKKLDNINTTTETLLHVVKLNVSTENLRPKIAWERVTSSLLTEVKVFGRDKERDEIIGVLLMPVKGSVRGDRSIPVLPIVGVGGVGKTTLAQLVYNDRRVEEYFEVRMWVCVSDRFDEISITREILQSATDEKHDEVVNFDKLQRILKSMLLSKRFLLVLDDVRNDEEKRKWENKERWRKLLAPLQFGESGSRILVTTRMEMVAEMLDSMSPVFLKGLARDEYWLLFKKCAFGSEEFSRYPELQVIGREIAAMLNGSPLAAKAVGGRLKHNLDIKEWKTILEREVWDDIMPVLISSYQNLPVHLQRCFAYCSIFPKHWKFEPKKLVNLWIAQDFIRPSDTMERRMEDVGRDYFDDLLSRSFFQTLKQGYRTYYVIHDLMHDLAQSVSIDECCRIEGDRFNRRIPPTVRHISVTTNHLDQLKNTCELKNLRTVIVFKKSEFNVDHFQDDILRELKGLRALDLTGCDIEELQEAIGRFTHLRYLALCGTLKTLPESVSKLYHLQVLNMPKKCQLNSLPKDMSKLVSLRHLNIDSEYVSMISGIGKLTCLQGSLEFHVKNHRGQNIGELKDMKELQGQLTIKNLDDVMSKEEAAEADLLNKKHIKKLRLEWDSCRRTCRPIVDAEVLEGLRPNPSLKELHITRYQGASSPSWMETKWLWNLKSIYLTNCRRWEVLPPLGQLPFLKVLHIKEMSAVKQVGYEFYGIGEVKGFPSLRELHFDDMPEWVEWSGAADTQLFPRLRSLKISNCPKLMKLPPTPLLINFTIECAGLVSHLKLYRLHSSSSITFTLSTSSIMILHEGFLHRDHLRATKALNIRCCEDPVSVEGLREFISLRKLQIFQSYLMDKSLSTCLQELKSLSTLEIVDCPNVTSLPLPKELSHLTTLQELCVKGCQVLTSLVGLQALPSLERLIIERCPKLTSVSLPADMRSLSSLKKLSIMYCPQLQSLPENGLPTSIKSLCLIGCHPALAKQLNEKEGPDWGKVAHIPKLIIR; translated from the coding sequence ATGGCAGAGGTGACGATGATTGGCTGGCTGGTGTCTCCAATTATCAAAATAGTAATCGAAAAGGCACAGTCCTACATGGCGAGCCAGTACAAAGGTGTGACAAGTGCCCGTGGCGAGCTTGCGAGGCTGGCGAGCACTTTGACACAGATCCAAACCGTGGTGGCTGCCGTTGAGAGACGGCCGGCGAAGGATCCGAACCAGGCAGCGTGGTTGAGGCAGCTCAGAGATGCAGTCTATGAGGCAGAGGACGTGCTCGATGACTTCGACTACGAGCTCCTCGAAGCCAGAGTGGGGAGTGGAGGCAAGGTGAGTGGTTTCGCCTCTTCTTCTATTAAAATTGGCAAACGACTCATTGGAGCTGATGAGTGCGCGAACAAGTTGAGGGAGATACTGAAGAAATTGGATAACATCAATACCACCACGGAGACGTTGCTTCATGTGGTGAAGTTAAATGTTAGTACTGAGAACCTGCGACCCAAGATCGCTTGGGAGCGTGTCACCAGCTCCCTCTTGACCGAGGTCAAGGTTTTTGGCCGAGACAAGGAGCGGGATGAGATCATTGGAGTGTTGCTCATGCCAGTGAAGGGGTCTGTGCGTGGTGATCGAAGCATTCCTGTTCTTCCCATTGTAGGTGTTGGTGGGGTGGGGAAAACAACTCTTGCACAGCTAGTCTATAATGACAGAAGAGTTGAAGAATATTTTGAGGTGAGGATGTGGGTTTGTGTCTCCGATAGGTTCGATGAGATTTCGATTACAAGAGAGATCTTGCAATCTGCAACTGATGAGAAACATgatgaagttgtgaattttgataaGCTTCAGAGGATCCTTAAAAGCATGCTGCTCTCCAAAAGGTTTCTTCTTGTGTTGGATGATGTGAGGAATGATGAGGAAAAGAGGAAATGGGAGaacaaagaaagatggagaaagtTGCTTGCACCTCTACAATTTGGGGAGAGTGGAAGCCGAATTCTAGTGACCACCCGGATGGAAATGGTGGCAGAAATGTTGGACTCGATGAGCCCTGTCTTCCTAAAGGGATTAGCAAGAGATGAGTACTGGTTGCTGTTCAAGAAATGTGCATTTGGTAGCGAAGAATTCAGTAGATATCCAGAATTACAGGTGATTGGCAGAGAAATAGCTGCGATGTTGAATGGTTCTCCTTTAGCTGCCAAGGCTGTGGGAGGGAGATTGAAACATAACTTGGACATAAAAGAATGGAAGACTATTTTGGAGAGAGAAGTATGGGATGACATTATGCCAGTTTTGATATCTAGTTATCAAAACCTACCAGTGCACTTGCAGCGCTGCTTTGCCTATTGTAGCATATTTCCCAAGCATTGGAAGTTTGAGCCTAAGAAGTTGGTCAATTTGTGGATTGCACAAGATTTCATTCGGCCCAGCGATACGATGGAGCGCAGAATGGAAGATGTAGGGAGAGACTACTTCGATGATTTATTGTCGAGGTCATTCTTTCAAACACTGAAGCAGGGCTACCGCACATATTATGTGATACATGATTTGATGCATGATCTTGCACAGTCGGTTTCTATCGATGAATGTTGCAGAATTGAAGGTGATAGGTTCAACAGAAGAATCCCTCCAACTGTTCGCCATATATCTGTTACCACCAACCATCTGGATCAGCTTAAAAACACCTGTGAATTAAAAAATTTGCGCACCGTGATAGTATTTAAGAAATCTGAGTTTAATGTGGATCATTTTCAGGATGACATTCTTAGAGAATTGAAGGGTCTACGTGCACTGGATTTAACTGGTTGTGACATTGAAGAGTTGCAGGAAGCCATAGGTCGATTCACACATCTGCGCTACCTAGCTCTGTGTGGCACTCTCAAAACCCTACCTGAATCAGTGAGCAAGCTATACCATCTACAAGTGCTGAATATGCCTAAGAAGTGCCAGCTCAATAGTTTACCCAAAGACATGAGCAAACTGGTCAGCTTGCGACATCTTAACATCGATAGTGAGTATGTTTCGATGATATCTGGAATAGGGAAGCTAACTTGTCTCCAGGGATCACTTGAATTCCATGTAAAAAACCATAGGGGACAAAATATTGGAGAGCTGAAGGATATGAAGGAGCTGCAAGGTCAGCTCACTATAAAGAACCTTGATGATGTTATGAGCAAGGAGGAGGCTGCTGAAGCTGACTTATTAAACAAAAAGCACATTAAGAAGCTGCGACTGGAGTGGGATTCCTGTAGAAGAACTTGCAGGCCTATTGTAGATGCTGAAGTATTAGAAGGCCTCCGACCAAATCCCAGTCTTAAAGAGCTTCATATCACAAGGTATCAGGGTGCTTCATCTCCGAGTTGGATGGAGACAAAATGGCTGTggaatttaaaatctatttatctAACTAACTGCAGGAGGTGGGAAGTCCTCCCTCCGTTGGGACAACTTCCCTTTCTCAAGGTTCTACATATCAAAGAGATGTCTGCAGTAAAACAAGTGGGCTATGAATTCTATGGAATTGGTGAGGTGAAAGGTTTTCCTTCATTAAGGGAGTTACATTTTGACGACATGCCAGAATGGGTAGAATGGTCTGGGGCAGCCGACACCCAATTGTTTCCTCGTCTCAGAAGTCTCAAGATCTCAAACTGTCCTAAGTTGATGAAACTCCCGCCAACTCCTCTACTGATAAATTTCACTATAGAATGTGCAGGATTGGTTTCTCATCTAAAATTATACCGCTTGCACTCATCATCATCAATCACTTTCACCTTGAGCACTTCAAGTATTATGATCCTGCATGAAGGCTTCCTGCATCGAGATCATCTACGGGCTACCAAAGCCCTGAACATTAGGTGCTGTGAAGATCCTGTGTCGGTTGAAGGCTTAAGAGAGTTTATTTCCCTCAGAAAGCTGCAGATATTtcaatcttatctcatggataagtCCTTGTCTACTTGTCTGCAAGAGCTCAAATCTCTCTCCACATTGGAGATAGTAGACTGCCCCAATGTGACATCCCTTCCCTTGCCAAAGGAACTGAGCCACTTAACAACACTTCAGGAGCTGTGTGTCAAGGGTTGTCAAGTGCTGACCTCGTTGGTCGGATTGCAAGCTCTCCCTTCCCTCGAAAGATTGATCATTGAACGATGCCCAAAACTTACTTCGGTGTCTCTTCCTGCTGATATGAGGAGTCTTTCATCCCTCAAGAAGTTAAGCATAATGTACTGCCCTCAGTTGCAGTCACTACCAGAAAATGGCCTACCTACCTCTATTAAGTCACTCTGTTTAATCGGATGCCATCCAGCATTGGCCAAGCAGTTAAATGAGAAAGAGGGCCCTGACTGGGGCAAGGTTGCCCACATCCCTAAATTAATCATTCGTTAA